The Planctomycetota bacterium genome contains a region encoding:
- a CDS encoding prepilin-type N-terminal cleavage/methylation domain-containing protein encodes MNRPTNRRAHAFTLLELLVVIGIVVLLVGLLLPITLRAVGAGETARMRADLVTIGTALDAYAQDYGRYPRVDTAGTGFAVLGQALIGPVPALVAASDPDSLGVPLNTALTDVSPGTVGRDGTTFDDVYVAVTDEASTADFGNTPNWQQFGQFVDGVEGAGFSKGADSRLTQDPYLSPDSFKINGSAILDLTGKPILYYPARAKKPNIYTAGSFVGLDNTSLFNANHNIGLLSGDQFAVLLGDLSRDGAIGQGEAAVVENNYVLLSPGSDQRYLTVVTDGTAQEQFNGNRTALEETDDVVVGG; translated from the coding sequence ATGAATCGACCGACGAACAGACGCGCCCACGCCTTCACGCTCCTGGAACTGCTGGTCGTCATCGGCATCGTTGTTCTTTTGGTCGGTCTGTTGCTGCCGATCACGCTCCGGGCCGTCGGTGCGGGTGAGACCGCGCGGATGCGGGCGGACCTCGTCACGATCGGCACGGCCCTTGATGCCTATGCCCAGGATTATGGCCGTTACCCGCGTGTCGATACAGCGGGGACCGGTTTTGCCGTGCTCGGTCAAGCCCTCATCGGACCGGTGCCCGCGCTGGTCGCCGCCAGCGATCCGGACTCGCTGGGGGTGCCGCTGAACACCGCACTGACCGACGTCTCGCCCGGCACGGTCGGGCGCGACGGGACGACGTTCGACGACGTCTACGTGGCCGTCACCGATGAGGCATCGACGGCCGATTTCGGCAACACGCCCAACTGGCAACAGTTCGGCCAGTTCGTCGATGGCGTCGAAGGTGCCGGCTTCTCCAAAGGGGCCGATAGTCGTCTGACCCAGGACCCGTACCTTTCCCCCGACAGCTTCAAGATCAACGGCTCGGCCATCCTCGATCTCACCGGCAAGCCGATCCTCTACTACCCCGCCCGCGCCAAGAAGCCGAACATCTACACGGCCGGCTCGTTCGTGGGACTCGACAACACGAGTCTGTTCAACGCCAACCACAACATCGGCCTGCTCAGTGGCGACCAGTTTGCCGTCCTGCTTGGCGACCTCAGCCGCGACGGTGCTATCGGTCAGGGCGAGGCGGCGGTGGTCGAAAACAATTATGTCCTGCTCTCGCCAGGCTCCGACCAGCGGTATCTGACCGTCGTGACCGATGGAACGGCCCAAGAACAGTTCAATGGCAACCGCACCGCCCTCGAGGAAACCGACGACGTCGTGGTCGGCGGCTGA
- a CDS encoding type II secretion system protein, whose amino-acid sequence MQRSRQNQAAFTLVELMVVIGIIALLVGILVPTVSRVRESAQVAATASLIQQLSGAAEAYAVDLGGYPGPIPNRLIGTGVTNPVFGQPATTNPTFLYEGDIPPTTGARGITGTENLVLGLLGGAMPDGTYQPDTVGQGPIELRGTRLDKRFSPYFNPQPNDLSWIDEGGGLNGRFVDVAGQKIDDTIIPEFVDRFADPLPILYLRANRGTSVSVSDATELADGDASDPLGQYDLSQVFIYTGSPITAAGDKPDKSADTTHGLRSLVNPADRAGVVDSLLIDDKTYGFTAYFGNPEIAGQPRQKDGFILISAGRDRIYGTRDDITNFGGI is encoded by the coding sequence ATGCAACGCTCCCGTCAAAATCAGGCTGCCTTCACGCTCGTCGAACTCATGGTGGTCATCGGGATCATCGCCTTGCTGGTTGGCATTCTCGTGCCGACGGTGAGCCGAGTCCGCGAGTCGGCCCAAGTGGCGGCGACCGCGTCGCTCATTCAGCAGCTATCCGGTGCGGCGGAGGCCTACGCCGTTGATCTGGGGGGGTATCCGGGGCCGATTCCGAACAGACTCATCGGCACGGGAGTGACCAACCCCGTGTTTGGTCAGCCGGCGACCACCAATCCTACTTTTCTTTACGAGGGCGACATTCCGCCGACTACTGGTGCTCGCGGCATCACCGGAACCGAAAATCTCGTCCTCGGCTTGCTCGGTGGGGCGATGCCGGACGGAACTTATCAGCCTGATACAGTCGGCCAAGGCCCGATCGAACTCCGCGGCACGCGCCTCGACAAGCGTTTCAGCCCGTACTTCAACCCGCAGCCGAATGACTTGTCTTGGATCGACGAGGGTGGTGGGCTTAACGGTCGGTTCGTCGATGTCGCCGGCCAGAAGATCGACGACACGATCATCCCCGAGTTCGTCGATCGTTTTGCTGATCCACTCCCGATCCTTTATCTGCGTGCGAATCGTGGTACATCGGTGTCCGTGTCCGATGCCACCGAGCTTGCCGACGGCGATGCGAGTGACCCGCTGGGCCAGTACGACCTTTCGCAGGTGTTCATCTACACTGGCTCGCCCATCACGGCCGCCGGTGACAAGCCGGACAAGTCGGCCGACACGACCCACGGCCTCCGGTCCCTGGTGAATCCCGCCGATCGCGCCGGTGTGGTCGACAGCCTGCTCATCGATGACAAGACCTACGGTTTCACCGCGTACTTCGGCAACCCTGAAATCGCCGGCCAGCCACGCCAGAAGGACGGGTTCATCCTGATCTCCGCCGGCCGGGACCGGATCTACGGCACGCGTGATGACATCACCAACTTCGGCGGGATTTGA
- a CDS encoding type II secretion system F family protein: MATYVYEAMNSSGQEVKDEIEAGSSEEAIAKIRGKGFFPTKVREKSAKRAAKKKGKDKEAAPVSTKRKMPFAIGGVPQKQLVNFTRQLSTLQDAGLPILRSLQILEQQQRPGLLKAVVGGVADEVESGGSLSEAMAQFPKAFDKLYVNMINAGEAGGVLDIILSRLADFMEKAARLKKKVIGAMIYPAVVIFIAVSIVTMIMIFVIPKFEEIFQDFDVELPGVTKALLAISRWFATQYGWAYVLFSPIAIVLVWKLIRISDGGKYFTDLLKLKVPILGAIIGKSAIARFTRTLGTLISAGVPILDAINITRETCGNEVYSRALTKVHDAIREGESMADPLRQTKVVDAIVVNMVDVGEETGDLDKMLMKVADNYDNDVDVLVSSLISILEPVMVVVLGLIVGFIVIALFAPMVTLIQTVSG, encoded by the coding sequence ATGGCGACTTATGTGTACGAAGCGATGAACTCGTCCGGCCAGGAGGTCAAGGACGAGATCGAGGCCGGTAGCAGTGAAGAGGCCATTGCCAAGATCCGCGGCAAAGGTTTCTTTCCCACCAAGGTCCGTGAGAAGTCGGCCAAGCGGGCGGCCAAGAAGAAGGGCAAGGACAAGGAAGCCGCCCCGGTCAGCACCAAGCGCAAGATGCCCTTCGCGATCGGCGGGGTGCCGCAGAAGCAGTTGGTGAACTTCACCCGTCAGCTTTCGACCCTGCAGGACGCGGGTCTGCCGATACTGCGGTCGCTGCAGATTCTCGAACAACAACAGCGTCCCGGTCTGCTCAAGGCAGTCGTCGGCGGCGTGGCCGATGAGGTCGAATCCGGCGGCTCGCTGTCGGAAGCGATGGCCCAGTTCCCCAAGGCCTTCGACAAGCTGTACGTCAACATGATCAATGCCGGTGAGGCCGGCGGTGTGCTCGACATCATCCTCAGCCGTCTGGCCGACTTCATGGAGAAGGCCGCCCGACTGAAGAAGAAGGTCATCGGTGCGATGATCTACCCGGCGGTGGTCATCTTCATCGCCGTCTCGATCGTGACGATGATCATGATCTTCGTGATTCCGAAGTTCGAGGAAATCTTCCAGGACTTCGATGTCGAACTGCCCGGCGTGACCAAGGCGCTGCTGGCGATTTCACGGTGGTTCGCGACGCAGTACGGCTGGGCGTATGTGCTGTTCAGTCCGATCGCGATCGTGTTGGTCTGGAAGCTCATCCGCATCTCCGACGGCGGCAAGTACTTCACCGACCTGCTCAAGCTCAAGGTACCGATCCTCGGTGCGATCATCGGTAAGTCGGCCATCGCCCGCTTCACTCGAACCCTGGGCACGCTGATCTCCGCCGGTGTGCCGATCCTTGACGCCATCAACATCACCCGCGAGACCTGCGGCAACGAGGTTTACAGCCGCGCTCTGACCAAGGTTCACGACGCCATCCGTGAAGGTGAGTCGATGGCCGACCCGCTGCGGCAGACCAAGGTCGTCGACGCGATTGTGGTGAACATGGTCGACGTCGGTGAGGAAACCGGTGATTTGGACAAGATGCTCATGAAGGTCGCCGACAACTATGACAACGATGTCGACGTTCTGGTGTCGTCGCTGATCTCGATCCTCGAACCGGTGATGGTGGTGGTGCTGGGTCTGATCGTCGGCTTCATCGTGATCGCGCTGTTCGCGCCGATGGTGACCCTGATCCAGACGGTGTCGGGCTAA
- a CDS encoding sugar phosphate isomerase/epimerase family protein has translation MNLAERLAVCSWSLQPSDAADLRRQLDAVDIRRVQMHLDPFAEDGWDVGGLDGIECVSGMVTCVGEDYSTIAAIHRTGGVVSDETWPATRERMAACAPIAGQLGIELVTFHAGFIPEDPAVPLFGKLLDRIGEVTQLFGEHGCRIALETGQESADTLMGFLDKLGADVRVNFDPANMLLYGSGDPIAALKQLRPRIAQVHLKDAIPSGTTGEWGTEVPVGEGKVDWAAFFAELSDYQGALPIEREAGVKRVEDIRTAAAFVRNL, from the coding sequence ATGAATCTCGCCGAGCGTCTCGCGGTTTGTTCCTGGTCGCTACAGCCGAGCGATGCGGCTGACTTGCGCCGTCAGCTTGATGCCGTCGACATCCGGCGTGTCCAAATGCACCTCGACCCGTTCGCCGAGGACGGCTGGGATGTCGGTGGGCTCGACGGCATCGAGTGTGTTAGCGGCATGGTCACTTGCGTCGGGGAGGACTATTCGACGATCGCGGCGATCCACCGCACTGGCGGGGTGGTGTCCGACGAGACTTGGCCGGCGACGCGGGAGCGAATGGCGGCCTGTGCGCCGATCGCCGGGCAGCTCGGCATCGAACTCGTGACCTTTCACGCCGGCTTCATACCGGAAGACCCGGCCGTGCCCCTCTTCGGCAAACTCCTTGATCGGATCGGCGAAGTGACCCAGCTGTTCGGCGAGCACGGCTGCCGGATCGCGCTCGAAACCGGCCAGGAGTCGGCCGACACGCTGATGGGCTTCCTCGACAAACTTGGCGCCGACGTGAGGGTCAACTTCGACCCCGCGAACATGCTCTTGTATGGCTCGGGCGACCCGATTGCCGCCCTCAAGCAACTTCGGCCCCGCATCGCCCAAGTCCATCTCAAGGACGCGATCCCCTCGGGAACGACCGGGGAGTGGGGCACCGAGGTGCCCGTCGGCGAGGGCAAAGTCGATTGGGCGGCCTTCTTCGCCGAACTGAGCGATTATCAGGGTGCGTTGCCCATCGAGCGCGAAGCTGGGGTCAAACGGGTCGAAGACATCCGAACGGCGGCGGCGTTTGTCCGGAATTTGTAA
- a CDS encoding carbohydrate ABC transporter permease has translation MTERPPILKALYYTAAAVLVLLAIGPALWLLNVALQPAGGDYAMNDIVAPADVTLDNFGTVLDEGGIWRALLNSVLVTTVQATLNCILAALAAYPLARMEFRGKSFLFMVILATLMVPEQVIVVPLFVTIADLGLFDTLIAVFLPFSVTAFGIYLCRQAMLGVPKELEEAAHMDGANALRVWWHVMLPLIRPTLATLAIFSIIGAWSNLLWPLVVLQSEDKFTLPVAINQLLGVFASNLRLAYAASVLALVPMVVVYLAAQRFLTRGIMAGAVKG, from the coding sequence ATGACCGAACGCCCGCCCATTCTCAAAGCGCTGTACTACACCGCCGCCGCGGTGTTGGTGCTTCTCGCGATCGGTCCGGCGCTTTGGTTGCTCAACGTCGCGTTGCAACCGGCTGGCGGGGACTACGCGATGAACGACATCGTCGCTCCGGCCGACGTAACGCTCGACAACTTCGGCACCGTCCTCGACGAGGGCGGCATCTGGCGGGCGCTGCTCAACAGCGTGCTGGTCACCACCGTCCAAGCCACGCTCAACTGCATCCTCGCCGCGCTGGCCGCGTATCCGCTGGCCCGCATGGAGTTTCGCGGCAAGTCATTCCTGTTCATGGTGATTCTCGCGACGCTGATGGTGCCCGAGCAGGTGATCGTCGTGCCGTTGTTCGTGACGATCGCGGACCTGGGTCTGTTCGACACGCTGATCGCCGTGTTTCTTCCGTTCTCAGTGACGGCGTTCGGGATTTACCTGTGCCGACAGGCGATGCTCGGCGTGCCGAAGGAACTCGAGGAAGCGGCTCACATGGACGGGGCCAACGCGCTGCGCGTCTGGTGGCACGTGATGCTCCCGCTGATTCGCCCGACGTTGGCGACGCTGGCGATCTTCTCAATCATCGGGGCGTGGTCCAACCTGCTCTGGCCGTTGGTGGTGTTGCAAAGCGAAGACAAGTTCACGTTGCCGGTTGCGATCAATCAGTTGCTGGGCGTGTTCGCGAGCAACCTGCGCTTGGCTTACGCGGCGTCGGTGTTGGCGTTGGTGCCGATGGTCGTGGTCTACCTCGCAGCGCAGCGATTCCTGACGCGAGGCATCATGGCCGGCGCGGTGAAAGGTTGA
- a CDS encoding sugar ABC transporter permease, translated as MNRHASTTPYAFLTPAVVILGVFVVWTAIQVFALSFTRVDLFAPGGLWGDAEFVGLENFRRVLSSERFWWCLGNSFLYLLVTPVLMAVSLGAALVVTSGLRGLGPWMRALLFLPVVTPTIVAAIAWRVLFNENNGMLNSVLPGNVPWLSEYPWVLVTAATVTLWKGFGYYMMIFAAALLAVPKELEEAASIDGAGRVSVFWNVTLPSIKPVVVLVALISSISALKVFDELYVTVRGAPVASKTAVPLIYETAFEDGSFGAACAVGVSLFLVILIFSFVQLRLTRET; from the coding sequence ATGAACCGCCACGCGTCCACAACCCCGTACGCCTTCCTTACACCCGCCGTGGTCATTCTCGGCGTGTTCGTGGTGTGGACGGCGATTCAGGTGTTCGCGCTTTCGTTCACCCGCGTCGACCTGTTCGCGCCCGGCGGGTTGTGGGGTGATGCGGAGTTTGTCGGGCTGGAGAACTTTCGACGGGTGCTGAGCAGTGAGCGGTTCTGGTGGTGCCTGGGCAACTCGTTTCTATACCTACTGGTGACGCCGGTGTTGATGGCGGTGTCGCTCGGGGCGGCGTTGGTGGTGACGAGTGGGTTGCGGGGTTTGGGGCCGTGGATGCGGGCGTTGTTGTTCCTGCCGGTGGTGACGCCGACGATCGTCGCGGCGATCGCGTGGCGGGTGTTGTTCAACGAAAACAACGGCATGCTCAACTCCGTGTTGCCGGGAAACGTGCCGTGGCTCAGCGAGTATCCGTGGGTCCTCGTCACTGCGGCGACCGTCACGCTCTGGAAGGGGTTCGGCTACTACATGATGATCTTCGCTGCGGCGTTGCTGGCGGTGCCGAAGGAACTCGAGGAAGCCGCGAGCATCGACGGGGCGGGGCGGGTCAGTGTGTTTTGGAACGTGACGCTGCCGAGCATCAAACCCGTCGTCGTATTGGTGGCGTTGATCAGTTCGATCAGTGCGCTCAAGGTGTTCGACGAGCTGTACGTGACGGTGCGCGGTGCGCCCGTGGCGAGCAAGACGGCGGTGCCGTTGATCTACGAGACGGCGTTCGAGGATGGTTCGTTCGGGGCCGCTTGTGCGGTGGGGGTGTCGCTGTTCTTGGTGATTCTGATATTCAGTTTCGTGCAGCTACGTTTGACCCGTGAGACCTGA